Proteins encoded in a region of the Pelmatolapia mariae isolate MD_Pm_ZW linkage group LG6, Pm_UMD_F_2, whole genome shotgun sequence genome:
- the LOC134629364 gene encoding nucleoredoxin-like protein 1 — MVDLFIGRVLLKNNKDQDELDTEREIIMRLQNRILMLFFASATCETCRQFAPTLSDFYKQLTDEFYVDRAAQLVLLYISLDQSEDEQESFLKELPKRCLFLAYEDPYRRELEAMFNVEEVPTVLVLRPDCSILIPNAVDEILRLGTDCYRNWQEAAELIDRNFMNKEDFEEKSMRSFSDPVRRLKYKVEDEKKKKKKKKRKGWGGGGDEGVEADGGAGDKEGGGSPW, encoded by the exons ATGGTGGACTTATTCATTGGTCGGGTCCTGTTAAAGAACAACAAGGACCAAGATGAGCTGGACACAGAGCGTGAGATCATCATGCGCCTGCAGAACCGAATCCTGATGCTCTTCTTTGCTTCTGCTACGTGTGAGACCTGCAGGCAGTTTGCGCCCACGCTCTCTGACTTCTACAAACAGTTGACAGATGAGTTCTACGTGGATCGTGCTGCTCAGCTGGTTCTCCTGTACATTAG TTTGGACCAGTCAGAGGATGAGCAAGAAAGTTTCCTCAAAGAGCTCCCCAAAAGGTGCCTGTTCCTGGCCTATGAGGACCCCTACAGGAG GGAGCTGGAGGCTATGTTTAACGTGGAGGAGGTGCCCACAGTGTTGGTGCTGCGTCCCGACTGCTCCATCCTCATCCCTAACGCCGTGGATGAGATACTCCGCCTTGGAACAGACTGCTACCGCAACTGGCAGGAGGCAGCCGAGCTCATTGACAGGAACTTCATGAACAAAGAGGACTTTGAGGAGAAGTCCATGCGCAGCTTCAGCGACCCCGTGAGAAGACTGAAGTATAAGGTGgaagatgaaaagaagaaaaagaagaagaaaaagcgaAAGGGGTGGGGTGGAGGTGGCGATGAAGGTGTGGAGGCGGATGGAGGAGCGGGCGACAAGGAAGGAGGGGGATCACCATGGTGA
- the LOC134629363 gene encoding nucleoredoxin-like protein 1 — protein sequence MSFFVRAKEFQEGLYPFTFLSFIMVDLFLNRVLIENNWDQDELNTEREIMGILENRIVMLFFASAECEKCLEFVPVLNDFFKRLKDPAYIEYPKLLALIYISLDQSEEKQEKFLKELHKKVLFLAFEDPYRKELQTMFKVKDVPTIVVLRPDGSVLSPNAVRDICRFGCDCFQNWQESAELVERSFMLNEEFDNLNLRSATDPVRRLKYKTEDDKRKKRWWKLWGKGKDGNEEEEEKDGAWDTKRNEGDNNTWRIR from the exons AGGGCCTTTATCCTTTTACATTCCTGTCTTTCATCATGGTTGACCTTTTCCTAAACCGAGTTCTCATCGAGAACAACTGGGACCAAGACGAACTCAACACTGAGCGTGAGATCATGGGGATTCTCGAAAATCGCATCGTCATGCTGTTCTTTGCATCTGCTGAATGTGAAAAGTGCCTGGAGTTTGTGCCTGTTCTGAACGACTTCTTTAAGAGACTGAAAGATCCAGCATACATCGAATACCCGAAACTGCTCGCACTCATCTACATCAG TTTGGACCAATCAgaggagaaacaggaaaaattcCTCAAAGAGCTGCACAAAAAAGTTCTGTTTCTGGCCTTTGAGGACCCGTACAGGAA ggaaCTGCAGACCATGTTTAAAGTGAAGGATGTACCAACAATAGTGGTCCTGCGTCCCGACGGCTCTGTCCTCTCTCCAAATGCTGTGCGGGACATCTGTCGTTTCGGCTGTGACTGTTTCCAAAACTGGCAGGAATCGGCTGAGCTTGTTGAAAGGAGCTTCATGCTCAACGAGGAGTTTGACAACCTTAACTTGCGCAGTGCCACTGACCCTGTGAGGAGGCTCAAGTACAAGACAGAGGACGACAAACGCAAAAAGAGATGGTGGAAGTTATGGGGGAAGGGAAAAGATGGaaatgaagaggaagaggagaaagatGGAGCGTGGGATACCAAGAGAAATGAGGGAGATAACAATACCTGGAGGATAAGATGA